The Coregonus clupeaformis isolate EN_2021a chromosome 13, ASM2061545v1, whole genome shotgun sequence genome includes a region encoding these proteins:
- the LOC121578916 gene encoding muscarinic acetylcholine receptor M1-like — protein sequence MNESCVSQTKDTTNVTADPLGGHEIWEVVVIVLITGPLSLVTIIGNLLVVISFRVNRQLRTFSNYFLLSLAVADLILGAVSMNLYAVYIIMGRWTLGSLACDVWLAVDYVASNASVMNLLVISFDRFYSITRPLTYRAKRTTGRAAAAIGLAWAVSFILWGPAILFWPHVVGRASQDAGKCSVPFLTEPALTFGTAIAAFYLPVTIMGILYWKIYWEIEKRAQGLEGLMGSGSSGGPSQASVGRSVYSSSTKSSVSSSREVPVGREQSSEGSQGCFPVREEPKQSSGRRIATLSLSPTKGGYREGCRDSTCNVDEEEPTVSLSSSDEELEQKQQGASAKTSPKAMIPLRDIQGRDTVGANKPLTSRAEDSAAGPQGRQSPLKGSTSDSRRCKQPKAKRKNMIIREKKAARTLCAILLAFILTWTPYNIMVLVSIFYCVPEKLWQLGYWLCYINSTVNPVCYALCNEHFRVTFKTLLLCRPGQRNWGRAYNVNHASFRTHKTSSTV from the coding sequence ATGAACGAATCCTGTGTCTCCCAGACTAAAGACACCACCAATGTGACAGCAGATCCACTGGGGGGCCATGAGATATGGGAGGTGGTGGTGATTGTACTCATCACAGGGCCTCTCTCTCTGGTCACTATCATAGGCAACCTGCTGGTGGTGATCTCCTTCCGGGTCAACAGGCAGCTACGCACCTTCAGCAACTACTTCCTGCTGAGCCTGGCGGTGGCGGACCTGATCCTGGGGGCAGTCTCTATGAACCTCTATGCTGTTTATATTATCATGGGACGCTGGACCCTGGGCAGCCTGGCCTGTGACGTCTGGCTGGCTGTGGATTATGTGGCCAGCAATGCCTCCGTCATGAACCTGCTGGTCATCAGCTTCGACCGCTTCTACTCCATCACCAGACCGCTCACCTACCGGGCCAAGCGCACCACAGGCCGGGCAGCCGCAGCCATTGGCCTGGCCTGGGCCGTGTCCTTCATCCTGTGGGGGCCGGCCATCCTGTTCTGGCCCCATGTAGTGGGCAGGGCGTCACAGGACGCGGGTAAATGCTCTGTCCCGTTCCTGACCGAGCCTGCTCTCACATTCGGCACGGCCATTGCTGCCTTCTACCTTCCTGTCACCATCATGGGCATCCTGTACTGGAAGATCtactgggagatcgagaagcgaGCCCAGGGTCTGGAGGGGCTAATGGGGTCTGGGAGCAGTGGAGGGCCCTCCCAGGCGTCTGTGGGAAGGTCTGTCTACTCCAGCAGCACCAAGAGCAGTGTCAGCAGCTCCAGAGAGGTGCCTGTGGGCAGGGAGCAGAGCAGTGAGGGGTCCCAGGGCTGCTTCCCTGTGAGAGAGGAGCCTAAACAGAGCAGTGGGAGGAGAATAGCAACATTGTCATTGTCTCCCACCAAGGGGGGCTACAGGGAGGGCTGCAGAGACAGCACCTGTAATGTAGATGAGGAAGAGCCTACtgtctcactctcctcctcagaTGAAGAACTAGAGCAGAAGCAGCAGGGGGCGAGCGCTAAGACAAGCCCGAAAGCCATGATCCCACTCAGAGACATCCAGGGCAGGGACACTGTAGGGGCCAACAAACCCCTGACCTCTAGGGCAGAGGACAGTGCCGCAGGGCCACAGGGCAGGCAGTCCCCCCTAAAGGGCTCCACATCAGACTCCAGACGCTGCAAGCAGCCCAAAGCCAAGAGGAAGAACATGATCATCAGGGAGAAGAAGGCAGCCAGGACCCTGTGTGCCATCCTGCTGGCCTTCATCCTGACCTGGACACCCTACAACATCATGGTGCTGGTGTCCATCTTCTATTGCGTGCCTGAGAAGCTGTGGCAGCTGGGCTACTGGCTATGCTACATCAACAGCACAGTCAACCCAGTCTGCTACGCCCTCTGCAACGAGCACTTCAGAGTCACCTTCAAGACATTGCTGCTCTGCCGCCCGGGACAGAGGAACTGGGGAAGGGCTTATAATGTCAACCATGCCTCGTTCAGGACACACAAGACCAGCAGTACTGTCTGA